In Saccharothrix syringae, the following are encoded in one genomic region:
- the xylA gene encoding xylose isomerase yields MDKFSFGLWTVGWQGRDPFGHATRPALDAPTAVRKLAELGAWGITFHDNDLIPFDADAAERDKRVSAFRAALDETGLVVPMVTTDLFQHPVFKDGGFTSNDRNVRRFALRKVLRNLELAAELGAETIVLWGGREGSEVDAGKDVRAALDRYREALDTIAQYSEDQGYGLKFALEPKPNEPRGDILLPTIGHALAFINELEHHALFGVNPEVGHEQMAGLNFVHGIAQALWQGKLFHIDLNGQKGPRYDQDFVFGHGDLLSAFFLVDLLEHGGYEGPRHFDYKPLRTEDLDGVWASAAANMRTYKLLAERAEAFRADQEVQEALKTSGVYELAEPTLSPGESIQDFIKADDVDVTAAAERGYGFVRLSQLALEHVLGAR; encoded by the coding sequence GTGGACAAGTTCAGCTTCGGCCTGTGGACGGTGGGCTGGCAGGGTCGCGACCCCTTCGGCCACGCCACCCGCCCCGCCCTGGACGCGCCGACGGCGGTGCGCAAGCTCGCCGAGCTCGGTGCGTGGGGCATCACGTTCCACGACAACGACCTGATCCCCTTCGACGCCGACGCGGCCGAGCGGGACAAGCGGGTCTCCGCCTTCCGCGCCGCCCTGGACGAGACCGGCCTGGTGGTGCCCATGGTCACCACCGACCTGTTCCAGCACCCGGTGTTCAAGGACGGCGGCTTCACCAGCAACGACCGCAACGTGCGCCGGTTCGCGCTGCGCAAGGTGCTGCGCAACCTGGAGCTGGCCGCGGAGCTCGGCGCGGAGACCATCGTGCTGTGGGGTGGCCGCGAGGGCTCGGAGGTCGACGCGGGCAAGGACGTCCGCGCCGCCCTCGACCGCTACCGCGAAGCGCTCGACACCATCGCCCAGTACTCCGAGGACCAGGGCTACGGCCTGAAGTTCGCGCTGGAGCCCAAGCCGAACGAGCCGCGCGGCGACATCCTGCTGCCGACCATCGGCCACGCCCTGGCGTTCATCAACGAGCTGGAGCACCACGCCCTGTTCGGCGTGAACCCCGAGGTCGGCCACGAGCAGATGGCCGGGCTCAACTTCGTGCACGGCATCGCCCAGGCCCTGTGGCAGGGCAAGCTGTTCCACATCGACCTCAACGGCCAGAAGGGCCCGCGCTACGACCAGGACTTCGTGTTCGGCCACGGCGACCTGCTGTCCGCGTTCTTCCTGGTCGACCTGCTGGAGCACGGCGGCTACGAGGGTCCGCGCCACTTCGACTACAAGCCCCTGCGCACCGAGGACCTGGACGGCGTCTGGGCCAGCGCGGCGGCCAACATGCGGACCTACAAGCTGCTGGCCGAGCGGGCCGAGGCGTTCCGCGCCGACCAGGAGGTCCAGGAGGCGCTGAAGACCAGCGGCGTGTACGAGCTGGCCGAGCCCACGCTCAGCCCGGGTGAGTCGATCCAGGACTTCATCAAGGCCGACGACGTGGACGTGACCGCCGCCGCCGAGCGCGGGTACGGGTTCGTGCGCCTGTCCCAGCTGGCGCTGGAGCACGTGCTGGGCGCGCGCTGA
- a CDS encoding DUF397 domain-containing protein, which produces MNALTEPTTWRKASHSQAEPESSCVEVCFSAVQAAVRDSKNAGAGELEFSPGAWLAFLAGQR; this is translated from the coding sequence GTGAACGCGTTGACCGAACCGACGACGTGGCGAAAGGCGAGTCACAGCCAGGCCGAGCCGGAGAGTTCCTGCGTGGAGGTGTGCTTCTCCGCGGTCCAGGCGGCGGTCCGCGACAGCAAGAACGCGGGGGCGGGTGAGCTGGAATTCTCCCCTGGGGCCTGGCTCGCCTTCCTCGCCGGACAAAGGTGA
- a CDS encoding xylulokinase produces the protein MALVAGVDSSTQSCKVVVRDADSGALVREGRAAHPAGTEVHPDAWWDALQAAIAQAGGLDDVAAVSVAAQQHGMVTLDSSGEVVRPALLWNDTRSAGAAAELTAELGGPGAWAEAIGSVPVASLTVTKLRWLARNEPESVARTAAVCLPHDWLTWKLSGSTSLDELTTDRSDASGTGYWSPSTEDYRPDLLELALGRAVHVPRVLGPAELTGGRFGAGAGDNAGAGLGVQMRPGDVVVSIGTSGTAFARSPHPVADGTGIVNGFADAEGAHLPLVCTLNASRVLDATAAVLGVDLDTLSELALGAPAGADGLAFVPYLEGERTPNKPDSTGALHGLRLDTMTPAHLARAAVEGLLCSLADAIDALVALGLPVSRVLLIGGGARSAAVQRIAPAVFGCPVVVPAPSEYVADGAARQAAWAVGGAAEPPHWASLESALVEADPTPHVRERYAAARELTVNRG, from the coding sequence ATGGCGCTCGTCGCGGGCGTCGACTCGTCCACCCAGTCGTGCAAGGTGGTGGTGCGCGACGCGGACTCCGGCGCCTTGGTGCGGGAGGGGCGCGCGGCGCACCCGGCGGGCACCGAGGTGCACCCGGACGCCTGGTGGGACGCCCTCCAGGCGGCCATCGCCCAGGCAGGCGGCCTGGACGACGTGGCGGCCGTGTCGGTGGCCGCCCAGCAGCACGGCATGGTCACGCTGGACTCGTCCGGCGAGGTCGTGCGGCCCGCGCTGCTGTGGAACGACACCCGCTCCGCGGGCGCGGCGGCCGAGCTGACCGCCGAGCTGGGCGGGCCGGGCGCGTGGGCCGAGGCGATCGGCAGCGTGCCGGTGGCGTCGCTGACCGTCACCAAGCTGCGGTGGCTGGCGCGGAACGAGCCGGAGTCGGTGGCTCGCACCGCGGCGGTCTGCCTGCCGCACGACTGGCTGACGTGGAAGCTGTCCGGTTCGACCTCGCTGGACGAGCTGACCACCGACCGCAGCGACGCCAGCGGCACGGGCTACTGGTCACCGTCCACCGAGGACTACCGGCCGGACCTGCTGGAGCTGGCGCTGGGCCGCGCGGTGCACGTGCCGCGCGTGCTCGGCCCGGCCGAGCTGACCGGCGGCCGGTTCGGCGCGGGCGCGGGCGACAACGCGGGCGCCGGGCTCGGCGTGCAGATGCGGCCCGGTGACGTGGTGGTGTCCATCGGCACGTCCGGCACGGCGTTCGCCCGCTCGCCGCACCCGGTGGCGGACGGCACCGGCATCGTCAACGGGTTCGCCGACGCGGAGGGCGCGCACCTGCCGCTGGTGTGCACGCTCAACGCGTCGCGGGTCCTCGACGCCACGGCGGCCGTGCTCGGCGTGGACCTGGACACGCTGTCCGAGCTGGCCCTCGGCGCCCCCGCAGGCGCCGACGGCCTGGCCTTCGTCCCCTACCTGGAGGGCGAGCGGACGCCGAACAAGCCGGACTCGACCGGCGCCCTGCACGGCCTGCGGCTGGACACCATGACCCCGGCGCACCTGGCGCGCGCCGCGGTCGAGGGCCTGCTGTGCAGCCTGGCGGACGCCATCGACGCCCTGGTGGCGCTGGGCCTGCCGGTGTCGCGGGTGCTGCTCATCGGCGGCGGGGCCCGCTCCGCCGCGGTGCAGCGGATCGCGCCCGCCGTGTTCGGCTGCCCGGTGGTCGTGCCGGCACCCAGCGAGTACGTGGCCGACGGCGCCGCCAGGCAGGCGGCGTGGGCGGTCGGCGGCGCGGCCGAGCCGCCGCACTGGGCCTCGCTGGAGTCGGCGCTCGTCGAGGCGGACCCGACCCCGCACGTGCGGGAGCGCTACGCCGCGGCGCGCGAGCTGACCGTGAACCGCGGATAA